One window of the Rosa rugosa chromosome 3, drRosRugo1.1, whole genome shotgun sequence genome contains the following:
- the LOC133737508 gene encoding uncharacterized protein LOC133737508, whose product MANGWFSLEFTYMQDVDFVLENRPWFVKGRIFHIRKWSPSFNPREDAIETLVLWIRLPNLPLHFWSREAIQPIVQVIGRFIKLDERTEESENKIPLKRVLVVREADEGDLPFDLVSPPTKVYASYEAIFEVCFECVSHKHVIHKCPYKKKEKHFVMVDKEEGCRYLY is encoded by the coding sequence ATGGCTAATGGGTGGTTCTCCCTCGAGTTCACCTACATGCAAGATGTTGATTTTGTCCTTGAGAACAGGCCATGGTTTGTCAAGGGCAGAATATTCCATATCCGGAAGTGGTCACCTTCCTTCAACCCTCGTGAAGATGCAATTGAGACTTTGGTGTTGTGGATCAGGCTGCCAAATCTTCCACTACACTTCTGGAGCAGGGAGGCAATCCAACCGATTGTTCAGGTGATTGGCCGCTTTATTAAACTGGATGAGAGAACAGAGGAAAGTGAGAACAAAATCCCACTCAAAAGGGTTTTGGTTGTCCGAGAGGCTGATGAAGGGGACTTGCCCTTTGACTTGGTAAGCCCTCCTACTAAGGTTTATGCTTCTTATGAAGCTATATTTGAAGTTTGTTTTGAATGCGTAAGCCATAAACATGTTATTCACAAGTGTCCCtataagaagaaagaaaagcacTTTGTCATGGTTGATAAAGAAGAAgggtgtagatacctctactaa